The following is a genomic window from Acidobacteriota bacterium.
GGTGGGCGCGGTGGTCCTCGTCGTGCAGCTCGGGCGGCGGACGGCGGTGCGCCTCGCGAGGCAGGAGATCGACGCCGATCCGCGCTCGGGCCGCGCGCTGCGCCTCCGCCGCGCGTGGCGCTCGCTCGCGCGGCGCCTGTTCGGGCTCGGGTTGACCTACCGGCCGGTGGTGGCGCTGCGCGACGTTGGCTTCGAGGCGACGGGAGGAATGATCGGCGTTCTGGGGCCGAACGGAGCGGGGAAGACGACTCTCCTCCGCCAGATCGCCGGGATGCTCGAACCGAGCCGGGGCGTCGTGCGCCTCGGCGGGGTCGACGTCGGGCGTATCCGCCGGCAGCTCGCGCGGTACGTGGGCTACCTGCCGCAGGACTTCGGGCTTCCGCTCGACATGACCGCGCGCGAGTACCTCGACCTGTTCGCCCGCCTGTACGGGGTCGGGGATCCGGAGGCGCGGCGGAAGCGCGTGGAGCGGCTGCTGCGCGAAGTGGGGTTGGAGGACCGAGCGGACGAGCGTCTGGGGCGCTACTCGGGCGGGATGCGCCAGCGGGCGGCCGTGGCGCGGACGCTTCTCCGCCTCCCGCCGGTCATCGTGGTCGACGAACCGACGGTGGGGCTCGACCCGCGGGAGCGCATCCGCTTCCGCAACCTTCTCGCGCGTCTCGCCGAGGGGCGGATCGTCCTCTTCTCGACCCACGTGGTGGAGGACGTGGCGGTGGCGTGCGAGCGCGTGCTCGTCCTCGCCGCCGGGCGCCTGGTGTTCGACGGAGCGCCGGAGGAGCTGTCGCGGGTCGCCACCGGCCGGGTCTACGAGGTGGACCTCCCGCCTGAGCGCGCGGGGGAAGAGCTCCCGGGCCGGGTCGTCGACCGGTTGCCGCTCCCCGGCGGCGGGACGCGCGTCCGGCTCCTCGCCGCCGGGCCGCCGCCGGGCCTGCCGGCACGGCCCGTGCCGGCGACGCTGCAGGACGGTTACCTGCTGCTCGTGACCCGCGCCGCGGAAGGGGAGGCCGCATGATCCGGCCGGCTGCTGTTCGCGATGCCCTGCGCATGCTCCACCTGGCGGCCAAGCTGCTCGCGGGCCGCTTCTATCCCCCCGTTCCGGCCTTCGTGCTCGTTTGGCCGGCGCTCATGTGGCTGTTCCTTCTCGCGGGAAACCCGCCGAACGGCTATCGGCCGCCGCAGGCGCTGTCCTGGCTGATCGGGTTGCCGCTCGGGATGTTCGGCGCCGCGCTGGGGGTGCGGGTGATCGCGGGCGAGATCGACCGGCGGACGCTGGAGATCGCCTACACGATCCCCGGGGGCGCCTGGCGGTTGTTCGCCTGGAAGCTCGTCGCCGGCTTGCCGCTGATTCTGTGGGCCGAGGCGCTGCTGGCGGCGGCCGCCTTCCTTCTGTTCACCGACTTTCCCGCGGGCGCGCTGTACGGCGCGTTCCAGATCGGCTACTTCTACCTCGTCGTCGGCATGGCGGCGGGAGCGCTGGCGAAGAGCGAGATCACCGGGGCGATGATCGCGTTCGGAGCGGTCTACCTGGGATGGCTCGCCGGGTGGCTCCGCATTTCGCCCTTCTTCGACCCCACCGTGTGGACGGATCGCGACGACGCGACGCGGCTCGCTTGGGCCGTCCAGAACCGCCTCGGAATGCTGCTCGCTGCCGTGGCCTTGACGGCGCTCGCCTTCGGCCGCGCCGAGCGTCGCGAGCGGCTCTTGTCCTGAGGAGCGTCCGGGTCAGTCCCGCGGCCGCAACGGGCCCACGCGCCGTTCGACATCGCGCCGGAAGGCGGAGTCGCGGCGGTATCGACCCTGGCAGCGAAGGCAGACCGGACGCGAAGCACTCTCCCCGTCGCGCGGCGCCACCGCGCTCCGCGAGCGGGCCGTCTCCGGGCGCAGGTCTCCGCACACGCCGCACCGGAACTCCGGCGGGCGCGGGCGAAGCCAGGATTCGAGCGCCGCTTCCTCCCCGGGTCCCGGCTGCCGGAGGTAGCGTCCCGGCCAGTTCCGGATCCGCGCCGCGGCGCGCCGTCCGGCCGGAAACTCCCCGCGCCGGAGCGCCCCGGAGCCGTCGCTCCGCGGTCGGTCCGGGCAGCGCTCCGGACAGCCGCGCAGGCAGACGCCCAGCAAGAGCTCCTCGGCGGCGCGGATCAGCCATTCGACCAGCTCCGCGCGCGACGGATCGGACGGCGGACGCGGGAACCGCTCGCGCTCGGCGACTTCGACCAGCAGTCCGGCGAGGACGCCCCGCCATGCCCCGAAACCCTCGTCCGGGTCCGGCGGCTCGGGGACCTCGGCCCGCCACCGCGGGACCCACCGCGCGCAGGCCTGCGCCGCCGCCATGGCGAGATTCTGGAGATCGTCCTGATGCGGTCTTTCCGGCGCCGGGCGGAGCCAGGACCAGACCTCGAGCGCCCGGGAGAAGATCCAGGCGATATCCACCGCGAGCACGCGCCCGCGGGTCGGCGTGCGCGACGACAGGAGCAGGCAGGCGATCTCGCCGCGGCGCGGGATCTGGGAGCGCGGTGCCAGATAGCGGTGCGCCGGATGAAGCCCTTCGCTCGCCATGCGGCGGACGAGGGGCAGCTCGGCGAATCCTCCCGCGAGGATCCGCGCCGCCGCCGCCCCCGCCACGTCGGCCCACTCCTCCTCGCCGGCCGCCTCGTGGACGAGGGCGTTGTGGCGCAGCATGCGGGCGAGGCGTGCCGGTTCTCCCGCGCGCGCCAGCTCATGAACCGCCCGCGTCACGAGATCCTCCGGCGGCTCTTCGCCGGGCCGTCCGCGGCGGAGCCATTCTTCGCGGAGCGGATCGAGGATCCGATCGCCGGCGTCGTAGAACCATCCCCGGTATCCGGGGTGGCGGAGCAGGTCGCCGCTGCGCTCGGCCAGGGCGGGATCGGCGTCGCGATCCAGGGAGGGTGGCTCGGGGACGACATCCGCCAGCGGGTCGAGAAGCCGCCGCGCCGCGGCGTGGTCGCGCGGCGGGCGGCGGCCCCGGAGCCGGCCGCGCTCCTCCGCGGCTGCGAGCAGGCCGAGGGCCCGGTCGAGCGGAAGGCGGTGCATCGACGCGACGTCCGGGACCTCGTCGGCGCGGGCCGCTTCGCGGTCGTAGCGCAGGACGTCGCGGCCGCTCAGTCCGAGCGCTTCGCGCACGCCGCCTTCGGTGTCGAGCAGGAAGAGCACCGCCCGCGGCCGCGCACCGGGGGAGCGGAAATCGAAGCGGAGCGGGAAGGTGCCGGCGCCGTCGCAGAAGCCGAACCGTGCCGACCACCCTGCGGGCGCGAGGTCGGGAGTGCCGGAGGCGAGGCGGAGGCGGGCGTCGTCCAACCGCGCGGCCTCCTCGGCGGTCAGGGGCACGACCCGCGCGAGGGCCGCCCGGGCCGTCGGGTGCGGCGAGCGAGCCAGGGCCTCGATCAGGTAGGCCCGGAGCTCGGGATCCCTCTCGACCTCGAGGAGCATCTCGAAAACGGCCGTCCGCGAAACGGGCTCGGTCAGGGCCCGGTCCTGCATCGCGATCCAGCTCGAACGCTCCGATCGCGTCGCCGCCGCGAACAGCTTGGTGAGGGGACCCCTGAGGGCGGGCTCCTCGGCGACGTGCCGGGCCTGCCACCTGAGCACCATCTCCGAGACGTCACCCGCCTCGATCAAATCGGCGCAATCGCGGCCGAGGAGGACGAGAGCGCAGGCCACGCGGGCCGCGGAGGGAGCGCGCGGGTCGTTGACGACGTCGGCCAGCAGCCCGATGTCTTCGAGGCGAGCCAGCCGCCCCAGGAGATCGAGCGCGGCGATCTCGTCCTCCACCTTGTCCGTTTCGTAGAAGCGCAGGAGCGTCCGGAGCGCGAGCGAACGATGGCGCCGCAGCTCGCTGACCAGTTGCTGCGTTTCCGAGGGGAGCAGCACGGCGCGGCCGAGGAGGCGGCTCACGAGCTCCCGCACGCGCCGTCGCACGGCGAACTCGTCGCGGGGCGTCCTGTCGGTGTCGGCCATCGATCCGGAGGATAGCGGGGCCGGTGGCGGGCACCAAGGCGGTCGCGCGGCGCGGCCGGTCCCGAACGGCGCCGAAAGCGCGGAAACCCGGCCAGTCCGGCCCCGCGATTCGGCTCCCCGTCCGCCGGCATTCCTCGTAGGTTTTCGGCCATGGAAGGCCGCCTTCTCCTGCCGCTCCTCGCGGGCATCGCCGCCCTGGCCCTCGCCGCCTCGGCCGCCGACCGATCCCGCGCCACCGCCGGCTTCACGCTCCGGGCGGACCCCACCGGGGGGATCGGACCGGTCGCGGCCGCCGTGGCCACCGGGCGCCCGGTGCCCCTCGAGTGGGGCGAGCCGCCTCCCGGGACGAGGGCCCTCGCCCTGGCCTGGCGCGACGTCGACGCGCCGGGCGGGCGTTGTCTGGGGGTTTGGATCCTGCCGGCGGGGACACGACGGTTCGACCCCGGCGCGGTCGAGACGCCGCGGCTTTCCCCGGCCGCGTGGCTGACCCACCGGTTCGAGTTCGAGCTGTTCGCTCTCCCCGAGCCGCCGGGTTCAGGCTCGCCGCCGGCCGGCCGGGCGGCTCTCCTGCGCCGGGCGCTGGCGGTCGCCGTCCTGCGGATCGGCGGGGGTTGGTGGGGGGAGGAAGGCGGGAGCCGCCTCTCCGCCACGGCGGGCCTCGTGCAGCAACGCAGCGCTTCCGAGGATCGCGACGGACGCGTAGTGAAGCCCCCGGGCGAGGAACACCCCGGCCAGCGCCGGGCCGGCGGGTAGGCCGAGGGCCGCGAAGACGGCGGCCTGCGTCGCCTCGGCCACCCCGGCGCCGCCGGGGGCGTTGGACGCGGCGCCGGCGGACGTGCCGAGGACCACGGCGGCGACGGCGACCCACCAGGGAGCGGACAAGCCCACCGCGCGCAGAGCCGCGGCCTGGGCGAGTCCTCCGGCCAGGACGAAGCCCGCCCCCCCGGCCAGCCCCACGCCGAGCGCGCTCCGGTCGGCGGCGAGCCCGGCGGCCCCCCTCAGGGTCAGCCCGGCTGCGCGGCGCAGGCGCCCGCCTCCCGGCGCGGGACTGTGCGACCAACGGGCCAGATCCTCCCTGCGGTGCCGGAGCCATCCCCAGCCGACGGCGAGCGCGGCGAGACTCGCAGCCAGGCCGGACAACAGCGCGGGTCCCGCCGCCCGCGGGCCGCGGAGAACGAGCGCGGGGCCGAGGGCCACCGCACACGCGGCCCACGCGACCGCTTGGCTTCCCTGATCGGCCAGGTTCGCGGCCAGGTGGGTCGCCAGACGGCCCCCGAACCGGCGGCGGGCGAGCTGGGCGCGGAGCAGGGAAGCCGCGGGCCGCATTCCCGGCAACCCGAGGACGAGCAGCTGCGAGCCGGCCACGATTCCCGGGTAGGGGC
Proteins encoded in this region:
- a CDS encoding UPF0104 family protein produces the protein MRGAGAGELVRRLVRASPGWVAAAGLLTAIRLGIFSARLWWISRRLHPECRFRPYPGIVAGSQLLVLGLPGMRPAASLLRAQLARRRFGGRLATHLAANLADQGSQAVAWAACAVALGPALVLRGPRAAGPALLSGLAASLAALAVGWGWLRHRREDLARWSHSPAPGGGRLRRAAGLTLRGAAGLAADRSALGVGLAGGAGFVLAGGLAQAAALRAVGLSAPWWVAVAAVVLGTSAGAASNAPGGAGVAEATQAAVFAALGLPAGPALAGVFLARGLHYASVAILGSAALLHEARRGGEAAPAFLPPPTPADPQDGDRQRPAQESRPAGRRRA